GTCCGTAATGGACGATTTCTTCCCTGTGCGTGCGTTCCGTCGCCATGGTTACCCTTAGGGGAGATGATAAATGCAGACCGCGATCTGGCACTGGCATAGTACCAGCAGGTCGCAAAGGAGACAAACCAAAATTTAGTTAAAAAATGTGCACACTCAGCGGTCGTAAGCCCTTTCACCACAGAGAACACGGAGTTGCGCAGGGTAAATCCGAAAAGCCTGCGCCTGAAGGCGAAATCACTGGCGGCACGAATGGCACGCATGAATGCGTGCCCTGATACGAGTCGTCGTGGGACGCTGCGGTAAGCTAGACGCGTGCTGGTTTCGGATTTCGATTACAAACTGCCGGAAGAGTTGATTGCGCAGGAACCGCTGACGGACCGGGCGGGGGCGCGGTTGTTGCATGTGACGGCGGAGCGAGCGGGCGTTTTTGGCGATCGAAAGTTTCGTGAATTTCCGGAGTTGCTGCGGGCCAGCGATCTGGTTGTGTTTAACAACACGCGGGTGTTTCCGGCGCGGCTCTATGGACGCCGGGGCGGGATTCGGGCGCAGGCGGTGAGCCCGCGGAATCCCGCGGCGCTGGAATTCTTGCGGGGGCGGATTGAAGTTCTGCTGACAAAACAAGTGCAGCGGCAACCCAACGAATGGGAGTGTTTGGTGCGTCCAGGGCGGAAGATTGGGGTGGGCGAGCGGCTTTTTTTTGGCGAGCAGGATGAGTTGCGGGGAGAGGTGATTGGGCGGGGGGAGTTTGGGGAGAGGAGGATTCGGTTTGCGGTGGTGCCGGGCGACGGACGAATGCGTTTGTCGTCACGTGAGCATTCTGGAGATCCGGCACACGATCCCACGGATGATTTTTTTCGAATCGTGGAGAGGATTGGGCATGTGCCTTTGCCGCCTTATATTGCGCGGGAGGAGTCGGCGGGAGATCGCGAGAGATATCAGACGGTGTATGCGCGGGAGCGGGGATCGGTGGCGGCACCGACGGCGGGACTGCATTTTACGCCGGAGATTTTGGGGCGCATAGGGGAGCGGGGGATTGAGACTGCGGAGGTTACGCTGCACGTTGGCTTGGGGACGTTTCAGCCGGTAAGGACCGAGCGAGTGGAGGAACATCGATTGCACGCGGAGAATTATTCGATTTCCGCGGAAGCGGCGGCGCGCATCAATCGGGCGCGGAGAGAAGGTCGGCGGGTGGTGGCGGTAGGGACAACGACGGTGCGGACGCTGGAATTTGCCGCGACATTTCCTGCACAGCATACAGGCGAGGTGCGGCCGGGGACGGGTGAGGCGAATTTATTTATTTATCCGGGGTATTCCTTTCGGGTGGTGGGGGCGCTGCTGACGAATTTTCATTTACCGCAGTCGACGCTGCTCATGCTAGTGTGCGGGCTCGGTGGGAAAGAGAATGTGATGGGCGCGTACGAGCATGCGGTGGCGCAACGGTATCGATTTTATTCGTATGGGGATTGCATGTTGGTGGAATAGGATAACCGGCTGCCTCGGGCGAGCATCAGAGTTTCTGGGGAGCGTTTCGAAAGTGCAATGAAGACAACCACCGGATGCGCCGCAAAATTCCCATGTCTCGCAAAAGACGCGAGAAATGGGGCACCCAACTATGTGGGCACCCACCTTACATGGGAGAGGATCAGTTAAGTCATTCATGGCGGTCCGGCTCAAGTCCAGGGAGATCATCTTATTCGTGTTCGCGTTCGTCGCTCTGAAGACGTTCTGCTTCGGACAGGCAGCGTCGCTGGGTGCCGCGCCGGCCACGGCAGGCAGCATCCACGGGACGATTGTGGACCAGAGTGGGGCGGTGGTGAGCGGGGCGCGGGTGGCGCTGACGCGCGAAGATCAAACTGCACGGCGAGAGGTGATATCGGACGCGGGTGGGGGATTTAGCTTTGCCGGCGTTGTGCCTGGAGCTTTTCTGCTGACGATTCGCGCCCCGGGCTTTGCGACGCAAACATATTCAGGAGAGCTGCCTGCCGGCGAAACGCAAACAGTTCCGCTGCTGGCGCTGGCGGTGGCCGAGAATATTACTGAGGTGCAGGTTGGAATTCCGCGCGTAGAAATTGCGGAAGAGCAACTCAAGGTGGAAGAGCATCAGCGAATTTTCGGCGCGATTCCTAATTTTTATGTCAGCTACGCGCCGGACACGGTTGCGCTCACTTCCCAACAAAAATTCAAGCTCGCGTGGAAAACGGTGATCGATCCGGTGACGCTCCTGATGGTGGGCGGCGCGGCGGGAGTGCAGCAGGCGCAAGACCACTTCGAAGGTTATGGGCAGGGCGCGGAGGGTTATGGGAAGCGGTTCGGCGCGAACTACGCCGATGCGGTCGCCGGAACATTTGTAGGAGGAGCGATACTGCCGTCGCTGCTGAAGCAGGATCCGCGGTATTTCTATAAGGGAACAGGCAGCAAAAGCTCGCGATTTCTGTATGCGCTTGCGAGTGCGTTTGTTTGCAAGGGCGACAACGGGCGCTGGCAGCCGAATTATTCGAATGTGCTGGGAAGCCTGGCGGCGGGCGGGATTTCGAATATCTACTATCCGGCGCAGGATCGCGACGGCTTGGGACTCACTTTTGAAAACGCCGGGCTCGCACTGGGCTCGGGCGCGGTTACTAATCTGATGCAGGAATTTGTGATTCGGAAGTTGACGCCGAAGCGGGATTTGAACAAGCCGTGATGGGCGAACGGTCCTTCTGCATTCTAAATTCTAATTTGTCGAAACGGGAGAGAACCTTGCAGGAAGTGGCAGGGCGGGCCTTCTGCGCGGCCGCCGATGTTCTTCCGCTCCGGCCATACGGGCGCGAATTGCGTCCATCGTTTTCCAGTATTCGTCGATTTCGGACCGGCCAAGTTTGGAGAGGCTGACGGTGGTGCGCATCTTTTTGTCGATGATTTCTTTGGTGATGATGACCAGACCGGCTTCTTCGAGGTTGGTGAGTTGGACGGATAGATTTCCCTTGCTCAGGCCGGTGGCGTTTTGCAGGAAGACGAAATCGGCGGAGGAGCAAGACGAGAGGATTGTGAGGATCGCCAGGCGGGCGGGTTCGTGGACCAGGCGGTTGGGGAGGGAGAGTGGGTCGTCAGTCATGGGCGGATTCCATCGGAAATTCATTCTCTTCCTGCGCTCTCTTGGGCATTAGATGCACGAGAGTCAGGTGGTCGAGCAGGCCCCTGGCTATTAGAGTAATGCCGAACCAGCCGGCATTCAGAAACTTCCAGACCATGAGTTGCATGATCTCGCGGTGATGGAGCGGATAGAAGCAGACAACGGCGCTGGCGAGGGCAACGACGAAGGAGAAGGATATCTGGCTTCGAGCCACCAACCTGCCTCGCAGGCTGCGCTCTATGTCTACAAACAACAAGAAGCACCAGAACGCAGTTGGCCAAAAGTTAACACGGTGATCTGGGTCAGAGATGATGGCATGCAATTGGTTATTGAGATTTGCAAGGACTGGATCACCGTAGTTTGCGATCTGGCGGCCGAAGATAAAAAGGGCTAGCCAGATGCAGACACATATCATGACTCCCGTATTGCTCATTTTGGCTGATCCAGGTTTTATCCAGCCAAATCGGTGCTCATAGTATTTGGGGATGAAACGAATTGAGGCGGCGTAGGCCAGAATCACAACAATCGACAGCCAGCGATAATGTGTGTTCCTAGCGAAGAGACTTGCAGTTTCAATCCGAAGCACGAGTATGCCAAGCGCAACAGAGGTTAGGCCCTGCAGCGCGTGGAAGTTCTCGGTGACGTAGCGTAGCCGTTGGGGATCGAGTTTCGCGTCTCCGGCTTCACCTAGCGCATCCATAGACTGGTCTATAGCATAAACTATACCGTAAGCGCGAGCTCTTATTCGACCGTTTGAGATTGGCGACTTCAATCGATGCACGGACAGGCCGGAGGAGATGGAGATCCTTCACTTCGCCTGAAGGGCGGCTCCGTTCAGGATGACAATGTCCGTAAGCTCACTTTCTCAAGTTTGAAAACTCATTTGATGGCGAGCGGGATCGGGTAGAACTTTTGGATCATGCGGCCGGTCATCAGGCCGCCTTCGTATTCGGGGATGATGACTTCGTCGGCGCCGGAGCTGCGGATGGCGTTGGCGTAGCGCTGCTGGCCGGCGCGGGTGATGATTTTGATTTTGGGATTGAGGGAGCGGGCGGTGACGGTGATGTAGAGATTGTCGGCGTCGTTATCGATGACGATGCAGATGCCGCGGGCGCGGTTGAGTCCGGCCTGGAGCAGGACGTCGTGTCGTTTGGCGTCGCCCTGAATGACGGGGATGCGGTCGTTGAGGAGTTCGCGGTAGAGGCCTTCGTTGGTCTCGATCAGGACGAAGGGGATTTCGAGGCGCTGGAGTTGGTCGACGACGGTGCGGCCGACCTGGCCGTAGCCGCAGATGATGAAGTGGTCTTGCAGCCGGTCGATGTTAACTTCGTTGATCATGGTTCTCCAGGCCTCCACGCCATGACGGCTGAAAATGGTGAGCAGGACGCGCTCGGCGATCCAGATCTGGAGCGCGAAAACGCCGGCATAGACGAATAAAGAGAAAATCTTGGTGGCGCGGTGGACGGCTCGGAACTCGATGGCATGGGGATGAATAACCCAGAAGAGGGCATCGAGCGGGCGCAGGCCTTCGACGCGGACGTAGAAGACGACACACACGCCGAGGAAGGCGGCCAGGACCAGGAGTGGCAGCCAAAGGCGCTTGGCGAAGATGAGGAGGACGCGGAGCATGTCAGCTCGTCAAACCGACCGGTCGGTCGGGAGAGCTAGTATATCCAATTGTCTGGGAGATTATGCATGAAAAATTCAAGTTTAGCGGCGGCAGGAAACGAGTGGCGCACTGCGGGCATCCTGGCTCGGATGCCCGTTCAGCGGCTGAATCCGATAATCATGTAAGGCGCGTGCGCGGCCCTAAAGGGCCGCTCTTCCACAGTACCCTTTCCACGGCACCCCGTGAGGGCCGAAAACCGGCCACCCTTGCGGCCTCCGAAGCTTTACGCGCGGGCGCCGACCGCCGCGGACTCGGGGGCTGGGATTGACTTGTCCTCGCCGTTGGGCTTGGGCTGACCGGGCTGTCCGCCTTTGCGGATGTCGATGCCGCCCTTAAAAAATGCGCCGTCTTCGATGGAAATTCTGGCGGCGATGACGTCGCCGGTGAGGGAGCCGTCGCTGCGAATATCGACGCGATCGCTGGCGGTGAGATTGCCGCGGACTTTGCCCAACACAACGATTTCGCGGGCGTTGATGTTGGCGGCGACGACGCCATTGCGTCCGACGGTGACGCGGTTGCCTGCCAGGTTAATGGAACCCTCCACGCGACCGTCAATGTAAAGCGACTCGGAGCCGGTGACTTCGCCTTTGATGACGAGGGACTTGCCGATGGTGGCTTGGTCGGCAGTGGTAGTGGTGACCGGCCGGGGCTGCACGGGATCAGCGGCGGCCATAACGGGCGCGCTGGGGGTAGACGAAACGGGGCGCTCCGGCTCGGCGGGGCGAGCAGGAGTCTGGGGCTGATTGGTCGGCTTCCACATGGGGTAAAAGTTCCTTTCCTAGTTGGGATTAGGGGTCACTGGCCGCACTTTGGTGACCAAAAGCGATTGTACTCCCCTGTCTCAAAGTGGGCGCTGTGGAAAAGCCTTTATTTGCACTCTTTAGTTCCTCGGATGGTACCTCGTTTAATACTTATTCGGGGCAGGGGCGATGGGATTCGGCAGCATCATTTCTGCTCGTTGCAATGTAAGGAATCCGGAAATAGCTTTTGACCGTACCCTTTTCGTGGGGATGGGCGTTATGCTGTCAGAGTCGAAGAATTATCGAAGACGTGAGGGGCGCGTCTAAATTGTAATTGTGAAGACGTGGGGTCCGGGAAATTTCGATCGATACTGGAGCCAATTATGTCAGAGCCAACTGTGGTGAGTGGATTGACGATCGCGCGGCCGGAGCCGGGCGAGTATGCGCCATATTATGACCGCTACATTTCGCTGGTAGCGGGAAGCGACATACTGAGTACGCTGGACGCGCAGAGGCGGCAGATGATGTTGCTGCTATCGGGGCGCAACGAGAATGACGGAAATTTTCGTTATGCGGCGGAAAAGTGGAACGCCAAGGAAGTGCTGGGGCATGTGTGCGACACGGAGCGCATCTTTGCGTATCGGGCGCTGCGGATTGCGCGGGGGGACCAGACGCCGATGGAAGGGTTTGAGCAGGACGATTATGTGAAGAATGGTCCGTTTGCGCGGATATCGCTCGAGGAGATTGTGGAGGATTACATCGCGGTGCGGCGGGCAACGCTGACGCTGTTGCGGAATCTGGATGAGGCCGCGTGGATGCGGCGCGGCGTGGCGAACAAGAATGAAGTGACGGTACGGG
The Candidatus Sulfotelmatobacter sp. DNA segment above includes these coding regions:
- the queA gene encoding tRNA preQ1(34) S-adenosylmethionine ribosyltransferase-isomerase QueA, translated to MLVSDFDYKLPEELIAQEPLTDRAGARLLHVTAERAGVFGDRKFREFPELLRASDLVVFNNTRVFPARLYGRRGGIRAQAVSPRNPAALEFLRGRIEVLLTKQVQRQPNEWECLVRPGRKIGVGERLFFGEQDELRGEVIGRGEFGERRIRFAVVPGDGRMRLSSREHSGDPAHDPTDDFFRIVERIGHVPLPPYIAREESAGDRERYQTVYARERGSVAAPTAGLHFTPEILGRIGERGIETAEVTLHVGLGTFQPVRTERVEEHRLHAENYSISAEAAARINRARREGRRVVAVGTTTVRTLEFAATFPAQHTGEVRPGTGEANLFIYPGYSFRVVGALLTNFHLPQSTLLMLVCGLGGKENVMGAYEHAVAQRYRFYSYGDCMLVE
- a CDS encoding carboxypeptidase-like regulatory domain-containing protein, with product MAVRLKSREIILFVFAFVALKTFCFGQAASLGAAPATAGSIHGTIVDQSGAVVSGARVALTREDQTARREVISDAGGGFSFAGVVPGAFLLTIRAPGFATQTYSGELPAGETQTVPLLALAVAENITEVQVGIPRVEIAEEQLKVEEHQRIFGAIPNFYVSYAPDTVALTSQQKFKLAWKTVIDPVTLLMVGGAAGVQQAQDHFEGYGQGAEGYGKRFGANYADAVAGTFVGGAILPSLLKQDPRYFYKGTGSKSSRFLYALASAFVCKGDNGRWQPNYSNVLGSLAAGGISNIYYPAQDRDGLGLTFENAGLALGSGAVTNLMQEFVIRKLTPKRDLNKP
- a CDS encoding transcriptional regulator, coding for MTDDPLSLPNRLVHEPARLAILTILSSCSSADFVFLQNATGLSKGNLSVQLTNLEEAGLVIITKEIIDKKMRTTVSLSKLGRSEIDEYWKTMDAIRARMAGAEEHRRPRRRPALPLPARFSPVSTN
- a CDS encoding NAD(P)-binding protein; translation: MLRVLLIFAKRLWLPLLVLAAFLGVCVVFYVRVEGLRPLDALFWVIHPHAIEFRAVHRATKIFSLFVYAGVFALQIWIAERVLLTIFSRHGVEAWRTMINEVNIDRLQDHFIICGYGQVGRTVVDQLQRLEIPFVLIETNEGLYRELLNDRIPVIQGDAKRHDVLLQAGLNRARGICIVIDNDADNLYITVTARSLNPKIKIITRAGQQRYANAIRSSGADEVIIPEYEGGLMTGRMIQKFYPIPLAIK
- a CDS encoding polymer-forming cytoskeletal protein, whose product is MWKPTNQPQTPARPAEPERPVSSTPSAPVMAAADPVQPRPVTTTTADQATIGKSLVIKGEVTGSESLYIDGRVEGSINLAGNRVTVGRNGVVAANINAREIVVLGKVRGNLTASDRVDIRSDGSLTGDVIAARISIEDGAFFKGGIDIRKGGQPGQPKPNGEDKSIPAPESAAVGARA
- a CDS encoding DinB family protein translates to MSEPTVVSGLTIARPEPGEYAPYYDRYISLVAGSDILSTLDAQRRQMMLLLSGRNENDGNFRYAAEKWNAKEVLGHVCDTERIFAYRALRIARGDQTPMEGFEQDDYVKNGPFARISLEEIVEDYIAVRRATLTLLRNLDEAAWMRRGVANKNEVTVRALAYTIAGHEVHHLRILEEKYFRR